Proteins from a genomic interval of Motilibacter aurantiacus:
- a CDS encoding low temperature requirement protein A codes for MSGRLRRRGDAGTQRAATLELFYDLVFVFAVTQVSHLLLGHLTWAGAGQAAIVLLAVWWSWNYTTWATNELNPETDPVRLLLIALMLGSLLMAIAVPQAFGERGLLFAVAYLAIQVGRHAFLTFVAADRGSVEREQAGRILVWFLLAGVFWIAGGLVEGGPRAGLWLLALALDYTAPRILFPLPGRPRLAAGSWRIATEHFTERFGLVVIAAIGETIILTGATTTGRDLDAGTVAAFISAFVGSAALWWLYFTSTRELSQRSLDGEAGRTGRARDIYTYGHVAIVAGIILVAVGDELVIAHPLDPLGRAQLIVVIAGPVLFLLAQLALHLRATRHLGCTRLVAIPACAALGLLGGSLPALLVEAALVTVLIAVALRDQVDRGTTHEVSGDKQDPGRDARRIAHDGQALVDTRSFVAPLSAR; via the coding sequence GTGAGCGGACGGCTCCGGCGTCGAGGCGATGCTGGAACCCAGCGCGCCGCGACGCTGGAGCTGTTCTACGACCTTGTGTTCGTCTTCGCGGTCACTCAGGTCTCGCATCTCCTCCTGGGCCACCTCACCTGGGCGGGAGCTGGCCAGGCAGCGATCGTCCTGCTCGCAGTGTGGTGGTCGTGGAACTACACGACGTGGGCCACTAACGAGCTCAACCCGGAGACCGATCCCGTCCGCCTCCTGCTGATCGCACTCATGCTCGGAAGCCTGCTGATGGCGATCGCTGTCCCGCAGGCCTTCGGCGAGCGCGGCCTCCTCTTCGCCGTCGCCTACCTCGCGATTCAGGTCGGCCGCCACGCCTTCCTCACGTTCGTGGCTGCCGACCGCGGCAGCGTCGAACGCGAGCAGGCCGGACGCATTCTCGTCTGGTTCCTGCTGGCCGGCGTGTTCTGGATCGCCGGCGGACTGGTCGAGGGCGGCCCGAGAGCAGGGCTGTGGTTGCTTGCGCTCGCCCTCGACTACACCGCTCCACGCATTCTCTTTCCGCTTCCCGGCCGACCGCGGCTGGCGGCGGGCTCTTGGCGAATCGCCACCGAGCACTTCACCGAGCGATTCGGGCTCGTCGTGATCGCTGCCATCGGCGAGACGATCATCCTGACTGGGGCGACGACTACCGGACGTGACCTGGACGCAGGAACCGTGGCGGCCTTCATCAGCGCGTTCGTCGGATCGGCAGCACTCTGGTGGCTGTACTTCACCTCCACACGAGAACTCAGTCAGCGATCCCTCGACGGTGAGGCGGGTCGTACTGGTCGTGCGCGGGACATCTACACGTATGGCCACGTCGCGATCGTCGCCGGGATCATCCTGGTGGCCGTTGGTGACGAACTCGTGATCGCGCACCCGCTGGACCCCCTGGGGAGGGCACAGCTGATCGTTGTCATCGCCGGACCGGTCCTCTTCCTTCTTGCGCAGCTCGCCCTGCACCTGCGTGCCACTCGTCATTTGGGATGCACCCGGTTGGTGGCGATCCCCGCGTGTGCGGCGCTAGGTCTGCTTGGCGGCTCTCTTCCCGCACTGCTGGTTGAGGCAGCGCTCGTCACGGTGCTCATCGCCGTGGCGCTGCGCGACCAGGTCGACCGAGGCACGACGCACGAGGTGAGCGGCGACAAGCAGGATCCAGGACGCGATGCCCGCCGGATCGCGCATGATGGGCAGGCGCTCGTCGACACCAGGAGCTTCGTCGCTCCGCTGTCAGCGAGATAA
- a CDS encoding SDR family NAD(P)-dependent oxidoreductase — protein MTTTLITGGNRGLGYEVARRLIEAGQAVWIGARDAAGGQEAADRLGAHFVPLDVTDDGSVEAAVARVRAQVGHLDILINNAGILGEVAAPEDMTADQLREVYATNVFGLVRVTRAFLPLLRKGTDPSVVNVTSGMGSFTLTHDPARVESQYTLAAYGSSKSAVTMLTTQYAKTIPDVRFNAVDPGQTATDFTGHVGQTVAEGAEAAVRIATLGPATPTGTVTDRVGVLPW, from the coding sequence ATGACGACAACTCTCATCACCGGCGGAAACCGCGGACTCGGCTACGAGGTCGCCCGTCGCCTGATCGAAGCGGGCCAGGCCGTCTGGATCGGGGCCCGTGACGCGGCCGGCGGCCAGGAAGCGGCCGACCGCCTCGGCGCCCACTTCGTGCCGCTGGACGTGACGGACGACGGGTCCGTCGAGGCCGCCGTGGCCAGGGTACGAGCACAGGTGGGGCACTTGGACATCCTCATCAACAACGCGGGCATCCTCGGTGAGGTGGCAGCTCCCGAAGACATGACTGCGGATCAGCTGCGCGAGGTGTACGCGACCAACGTGTTCGGGCTCGTTCGAGTCACACGTGCCTTCCTTCCGCTGCTCCGGAAGGGGACCGACCCCTCGGTGGTCAACGTCACCAGCGGCATGGGGTCGTTCACGCTGACACACGACCCGGCCCGGGTGGAGTCGCAGTACACGCTCGCGGCGTACGGCTCTTCCAAGAGCGCAGTCACCATGCTCACGACGCAGTACGCGAAGACGATTCCGGACGTCCGATTCAACGCGGTCGACCCCGGACAGACGGCGACGGACTTCACCGGTCACGTCGGGCAGACCGTCGCAGAAGGGGCCGAGGCGGCGGTGCGCATCGCCACTCTCGGACCGGCGACACCGACCGGAACCGTGACCGACCGGGTCGGCGTCCTGCCGTGGTGA
- a CDS encoding TetR/AcrR family transcriptional regulator, with protein sequence MSGKRSEAQTPTSTGGRPRDPAIEEAIIESTRMLLATKGYSSMTIGDIVADAGVTRPTLYRRWPNKYELVVEALQHGLRKQREAYPPMDLDDLTPREAVVEAVRRIDPRFHNPRAMTLHGNFMAEAEREPSLHAQMREQGNQPRCQELAEVLTELQRRGAVHEDVDVDMIVSLCFGSYFADFNRYGREVPADFAERVVATLWPAITAEGGPAVA encoded by the coding sequence ATGTCCGGCAAGCGCAGCGAAGCACAGACGCCGACGAGCACCGGCGGCCGCCCACGCGACCCGGCCATCGAGGAGGCGATCATTGAATCGACGCGGATGCTGCTCGCGACGAAGGGCTACTCGTCGATGACGATCGGCGACATCGTCGCCGATGCCGGCGTGACACGACCGACGCTGTACCGGCGCTGGCCGAACAAGTACGAGCTGGTCGTCGAAGCCCTGCAACACGGGCTGCGCAAGCAACGCGAGGCGTACCCCCCCATGGACCTCGATGACCTCACCCCACGAGAAGCGGTGGTCGAGGCGGTCCGTCGAATCGACCCGCGCTTCCACAACCCTCGCGCGATGACTCTGCACGGCAACTTCATGGCCGAAGCGGAGCGCGAGCCAAGCCTGCATGCGCAGATGAGGGAGCAGGGCAACCAGCCGCGGTGCCAGGAGCTCGCCGAGGTGCTCACCGAGCTCCAACGGAGGGGCGCCGTCCACGAGGACGTGGACGTCGACATGATCGTGAGTCTGTGTTTCGGCAGCTACTTCGCCGACTTCAATCGGTACGGTCGGGAAGTGCCAGCCGACTTCGCCGAACGCGTCGTTGCCACGTTGTGGCCCGCCATCACCGCAGAGGGCGGGCCGGCGGTCGCGTGA
- a CDS encoding alpha/beta hydrolase family protein: protein MPRTGVAAGVPYVAEPPATPRPDAPVVLVWHLLDSPRTERAMAAALPLDGLDAWRVHLGLPLCGSRSPEGGPEALYALAAQDIVRNVHRPIALGALEELPAAYAALREQLGLGAGPVALVGGSLGAAVAQLVLLEAAPALGSDVAAAVLVSPVTQFRPVIDVAGRMLGFDYVWDEETAAFAQRLDFVARATEFLDNGQPPVRLLVGSEDDLEAFLAPAERLRDALQVHYRDPSRVEVVTVPGMGHALAEEPGLEPAPQTEAAALADAHAVVWLARFLDA, encoded by the coding sequence GTGCCCAGGACCGGCGTGGCCGCAGGAGTCCCGTACGTCGCCGAGCCGCCCGCGACCCCGCGGCCGGACGCGCCCGTCGTGCTCGTCTGGCACCTGCTGGACTCCCCGCGCACGGAGCGTGCGATGGCCGCGGCGCTGCCGCTGGACGGGCTCGACGCCTGGCGGGTCCACCTCGGCCTGCCGCTGTGCGGCTCCCGCTCCCCGGAGGGAGGGCCGGAGGCGCTCTACGCGCTCGCCGCGCAGGACATCGTGCGCAACGTCCACCGTCCGATCGCGCTCGGCGCACTGGAGGAGCTCCCGGCCGCGTACGCCGCGCTGCGCGAGCAGCTCGGGCTCGGCGCCGGGCCGGTGGCCCTGGTCGGTGGGTCCCTGGGGGCGGCCGTGGCCCAGCTGGTGCTCCTCGAGGCGGCGCCCGCGCTGGGCTCCGACGTCGCGGCGGCCGTCCTCGTCAGCCCGGTGACCCAGTTCCGCCCGGTCATCGACGTGGCGGGCCGGATGCTCGGGTTCGACTACGTGTGGGACGAGGAGACCGCGGCCTTCGCGCAGCGGCTCGACTTCGTCGCGCGGGCCACGGAGTTCCTCGACAACGGGCAGCCCCCGGTCCGGCTGCTCGTCGGCTCCGAGGACGACCTCGAGGCGTTCCTGGCCCCGGCCGAGCGGCTGCGCGACGCGCTGCAGGTGCACTACCGGGACCCCAGCAGGGTCGAGGTCGTCACCGTGCCCGGCATGGGCCATGCGCTCGCCGAGGAGCCGGGCCTGGAGCCGGCACCGCAGACCGAGGCGGCCGCGCTGGCCGACGCCCACGCGGTCGTGTGGCTGGCGCGCTTCCTCGACGCCTAG
- a CDS encoding glucoamylase family protein, which produces MGPTHTAVEDRMRRIAVLVAALALSAASLAGPPAASAAPTAEETLREYAADTWASFVAMTDEETGLPADSLGVDGTRSVQTSTTNIGAYLWSTVVARRLRLISEDELEQRIGVTLSTLERMERHTPSGQFYNWYSIEDGSKLTAWPPTGAPLTPILSSVDNGWLATGLRVVRGYSRALADRAGALYDSMDFGFYYRPDVNRILFHYAPDTGDAPCCYDTIVSESRIASYLGIANGQLPQRHYFGAWRTFPDSCDWSWQETKPVGFTRTYFGETVFEGSYPYAGMRVVPGWGGSAFEALMPALFVPEEKWGRKSWGRNHPNTVQAQVHHGMTEAQYGYWGFSPANDPHGGYREYGVDAVGLSPDGYTSNNDSTRVDNGFAGCPNRATTSNPPPSAYTHGVVTPHAAFLGLRWDREAVLDNLQRLREDFDVYSEWGFADSVDVQDGTVSPFVLSLDQGIIMAALGNELANDVLRRAFSGDDMTERVRPVIAVEEFSATEP; this is translated from the coding sequence GTGGGTCCCACCCACACCGCCGTGGAGGACCGCATGCGCCGGATCGCCGTGCTCGTCGCCGCTCTCGCCCTGTCCGCTGCCAGCCTCGCCGGCCCGCCGGCCGCGAGCGCGGCCCCGACCGCCGAGGAGACGCTGCGCGAGTACGCGGCCGACACCTGGGCGTCGTTCGTGGCGATGACCGACGAGGAGACGGGCCTGCCGGCCGACTCCCTCGGCGTCGACGGCACGCGCAGCGTCCAGACTTCGACCACCAACATCGGCGCGTACCTCTGGAGCACGGTGGTCGCCCGGCGGCTCCGCCTCATCAGCGAGGACGAGCTCGAGCAGCGCATCGGCGTCACGCTCTCCACGCTCGAGCGGATGGAGCGGCACACCCCGAGCGGCCAGTTCTACAACTGGTACAGCATCGAGGACGGGTCGAAGCTCACGGCCTGGCCGCCGACCGGCGCGCCGCTGACGCCGATCCTCTCCTCCGTCGACAACGGCTGGCTGGCGACCGGGCTGCGGGTGGTCCGCGGCTACTCCCGCGCACTGGCCGACCGTGCGGGCGCGCTCTACGACAGCATGGACTTCGGCTTCTACTACCGGCCGGACGTCAACCGGATCCTCTTCCACTACGCGCCGGACACCGGGGACGCGCCCTGCTGCTACGACACGATCGTCAGCGAGAGCCGCATCGCCAGCTACCTCGGCATCGCCAACGGCCAGCTCCCCCAGCGCCACTACTTCGGGGCGTGGCGCACGTTCCCGGACAGCTGCGACTGGTCCTGGCAGGAGACGAAGCCGGTGGGCTTCACCCGCACCTACTTCGGCGAGACCGTCTTCGAGGGCTCGTACCCGTACGCCGGGATGCGCGTCGTCCCCGGCTGGGGCGGCAGCGCGTTCGAGGCCCTGATGCCGGCGCTGTTCGTGCCGGAGGAGAAGTGGGGCCGCAAGAGCTGGGGGCGCAACCACCCGAACACCGTGCAGGCTCAGGTCCACCACGGGATGACCGAAGCGCAGTACGGGTACTGGGGCTTCTCCCCGGCCAACGACCCGCACGGCGGCTACCGCGAGTACGGCGTCGACGCCGTCGGCCTGAGCCCGGACGGCTACACCTCCAACAACGACAGCACGCGCGTCGACAACGGCTTCGCCGGCTGCCCGAACCGCGCGACGACGTCCAACCCGCCGCCGTCGGCGTACACCCACGGGGTCGTCACCCCGCACGCGGCGTTCCTCGGGCTGCGCTGGGACCGGGAGGCCGTGCTGGACAACCTGCAGCGGCTGCGCGAGGACTTCGACGTCTACTCCGAGTGGGGCTTCGCCGACTCGGTGGACGTGCAGGACGGCACCGTCTCGCCGTTCGTCCTCTCGCTCGACCAGGGGATCATCATGGCCGCGCTCGGCAACGAGCTCGCCAACGACGTCCTGCGGCGCGCGTTCAGCGGCGACGACATGACCGAGCGGGTGCGCCCGGTCATCGCGGTGGAGGAGTTCAGCGCGACGGAGCCGTGA
- a CDS encoding putative quinol monooxygenase translates to MTLPCYAKAETGREGDLEAFITAAVTPSRNDAGNIDYEAHEMAGQPGAFVISEGWERRALLEAHPGAPRMAALVPEMRELVDGFIQDGVRLLNPFRPTA, encoded by the coding sequence GTGACCCTCCCCTGCTACGCGAAGGCCGAAACCGGCCGGGAAGGCGACCTCGAGGCGTTCATCACGGCCGCCGTCACGCCGTCCCGCAACGACGCCGGCAACATCGACTACGAGGCCCACGAGATGGCAGGCCAGCCTGGCGCGTTCGTGATCTCCGAGGGCTGGGAGCGCCGCGCTCTCCTGGAGGCACACCCCGGTGCACCGCGGATGGCGGCGCTCGTGCCGGAGATGCGTGAGCTGGTCGACGGGTTCATCCAGGACGGCGTCCGCTTGCTGAATCCCTTTCGCCCCACGGCCTGA
- a CDS encoding S1C family serine protease: MTESPSASSTSPLPTPTVAAPRDGARRRLGALAAAGALSLTALVGGTTGAVLVSDLGHRDTTAAVASPASGAARATTVSDTGTAAYPSLASVVAAVSPSVVSITVTSGGSTSEGSGVVLTTAGDILTNNHVVESAARGGTIRVQFSDGTSAPATLVGRDADKDLAVISAQGVSGLTPATFAEADETQVGDDVLAIGNPLGLEGSVTSGVVSALHRQVADGDTGNSALDDAIQTDAAINPGNSGGALVDTEGKVVGITTAIAALSEDSGNIGIGFAIPAETALTVAEQLMGGTPSTSHI, from the coding sequence ATGACCGAGAGCCCTTCTGCCAGCAGCACCTCCCCCCTCCCGACCCCCACCGTCGCAGCGCCGCGAGACGGCGCGCGCCGGCGGCTCGGCGCCCTCGCCGCCGCCGGAGCGCTCTCGCTGACCGCGCTCGTCGGGGGCACGACCGGGGCCGTCCTCGTCTCCGACCTCGGGCACCGCGACACCACGGCTGCGGTCGCCTCCCCGGCCTCCGGAGCCGCTCGGGCGACGACGGTGAGCGACACCGGCACCGCGGCGTACCCGAGCCTGGCGTCGGTGGTGGCGGCGGTGTCCCCTAGCGTCGTCTCCATCACCGTGACCTCCGGCGGGTCGACGAGCGAGGGCTCGGGCGTCGTGCTCACCACGGCCGGCGACATCCTCACCAACAACCACGTCGTCGAGTCGGCCGCGCGGGGCGGCACGATCCGGGTGCAGTTCTCCGACGGCACGAGCGCGCCGGCGACGCTCGTGGGGCGGGACGCCGACAAGGACCTCGCCGTGATCTCCGCGCAGGGCGTCTCCGGCCTGACGCCGGCGACGTTCGCCGAGGCCGACGAGACCCAGGTCGGTGACGACGTCCTCGCCATCGGCAACCCGCTCGGCCTGGAGGGCTCCGTCACGTCGGGAGTAGTGTCCGCGCTCCACCGTCAGGTCGCCGACGGCGACACCGGCAACAGTGCCCTCGACGACGCGATCCAGACCGACGCCGCCATCAACCCGGGCAACTCCGGGGGCGCGCTGGTGGACACCGAGGGCAAGGTCGTCGGCATCACCACCGCGATCGCCGCGCTCTCCGAGGACTCGGGCAACATCGGCATCGGCTTCGCGATCCCCGCGGAGACCGCGCTGACGGTGGCCGAGCAGCTGATGGGCGGCACCCCGTCCACGTCGCACATCTGA